TTGACGTGGCTGCTTCTGAACTTTGGAACGACGAAGACAAGAAGTACAAGCTTCACTGGTCCACTGGTGAAGAATACACCACCGAAGAATGGATCGAATACCTTTCCGACATCATCGCTAAGTACCCGGTTGTTTCTGTTGAAGACCCGATCGACGAAAACAACTGGGATGACTGGGTAACATTGACTAACAAGCTTGGCAAGAAGGTTCAATTGGTTGGTGACGACTTCTTCGTTACTAACACCGACTACCTTGCTAAGGGGATCAAGATGGGCGCTGCCAACTCGATCCTGATCAAGCTGAACCAAATCGGTACTCTGACGGAAACCGTTGAAGCCATCGAAATGGCTAAGGAAGCTGGTTACACGGCCATCGTTTCCCACCGTTCTGGTGAAACTGAAGACACGACGATCGCTGACTTGGTGGTTGCTACTAACGCCGGCCAAATCAAGACTGGTTCCATGAGCCGGACCGACCGTCTTGCTAAGTACAACCAATTAATGCGGATTGAAGACAACCTTGGCGACGTTGCTAAGTACAAGGGAATCCGTTCCTTCTACAACCTTAGTGAACAAGCTAAGCAAGACATCGAAAACCGTTAATTTGGTTGATTAAAAAGAGACCGGAAGAAACCCTGTTTTCTTCCGGTCTTTTTTAATTTCTGGTGATAATTTGATGAGACCCGCTTATTGCCCCCTCGGGACGGATCGCCTATAATGAAAAATAGTTGTTTTGGCGCTTTGCCATCGTCAAGGGGGCACGGTCCCCCTTTAACTTAGAGAGGAATTGAAAATAATGAAACAGCAATCAAGTGGGGCGCCCGAACTGCGGCGTTCGATGACAGCTGGTCAAATGGAGATGATCTCCTTAGGGGGAGCCATCGGGGTTGGTTTGTTCATGGGGTCGACGTCGACGATTAAGTGGACGGGACCATCGGTGATTTTAGCTTACGCCTTCGTTGGTTTGATTCTCTACATTGTCATGCGGGCCCTGGGAGAAATGATTTACGTTAACCCGGGGACCGGCTCCTTTGCCGATTACGCTACCGAATACGTTCACCCAATTGCCGGTTACTTAGCTAAGTGGGCCAACGTCTTTGAATACATCGTCGTCGGGATGTCGGAAGTGGTGGCCGCCACGGAATACCTGCAGTACTGGTGGCCACACACCAAGCCCTGGGCGGCTGGGTTGGTCATCATCGCCTTCTTGGCCCTCGCTAACTTAGCCAGCGCCAAGGCTTACGGGTCATTAGAGTTTTGGTTTGCGATGATCAAGGTAATCACCATTATCCTAATGATCCTTTTGGGCTTTATGGTTATCTTCTTTGGCTTTGGTAACGGCGGGCACCCCACCGGCTTTTCCAACCTGTGGAGCCACGGCGGGTTCTTTACCGGCGGCATTTCGGGCTTCTTCTTTTCGATGTCAATCATCGTCGGTTCCTACGAGGGGATTGAGTTGCTGGGAATTTCGGCCGGGGAAGTAGCTAACCCACAACAGGCGATTGTTAAGTCGGTCAAGTCAGTCCTCTTCAGGATCCTGATCTTCTACGTTGGGGCGATCTTTGTGATTGTCACCATCTACCCGTGGAACCACCTAAGTGCGGTGGGGTCGCCGTTTGTTTCCACCTTCGCCAAGGTGGGCATCACCGCGGCTGCCTCTTTGATTAACTTCGTGGTCCTGACGGCCGCCCTTTCCGGGGCCAACTCGGGGATCTATTCTTCAAGCCGGATGCTCTTTAAATTGGCTCACGAGGGCGATGCGCCTAAGATTTTTGGCCGCTTGTCCAAGCACGTGGTTCCGGACATGGCGATCCTGGGGATTTCTGGGGGGATTTTACTTGGCTTCATTGCCGACATTTTCGCAACGGTCTTTTCAAAGACGACCACCGATATGTTCGTGATTGTCTTCTCGTCTTCCGTTTTACCGGGGATGATCCCGTGGTTTGTGATCCTCTTGGCTGAGTTGCGCTTCCGCAAGCACAACCCGTCCCTAATGAAGGATCATCCCTTCAAATTACCTTTGTACCCCCTATCTAATTACTTCGCCTTTGCCATGCTGGTGGTGATTGTGGTCTTCATGTTCGTTAACCCAGATACCCGGATTTCAGTGATTGCCGGGACGGTCGTCTTGGTGGTGGCCGTTTTAGCCTACCTGATCCGGTACCGGGGCAACTTGCGAAAAGAAAATTAGCTTAAACAGGTGGCGACGCTTTCAGCCCTAAGCGCCGCCCTTTTTTTGTGCTAAAATAATTTGGTAACTTACAAGGGGGCTCTGGAGTAGTGTTCAGATTTAAATTTTTAAAGTATAGCAACGCCCGGTCGGTGGGACGGGCAATTGTGATTGGGGTGGCCGTTGGGTTAGTGGCCTCGGTCTTTCGGTTGGCGATTCAAGACGTCTTGGTCCTCACCAAGCTGGCCTTTTTGTTCTTCCACCAGCAGCCGCTATGGCTATTGGCGTGGGTAGCGGTAACCGTCCCGTTAGCCCTTTTCTTGGGGCGGATGGCCCAAAAGAACCCCAACATTAAGGGCTCGGGGATTCCGCAAGTCGAAGGTCAGTTAACGGGCCAGTTCGACGAGCAATGGTGGCCAGTCTTGTGGCGCAAGTTCTTTGGGGGCATCCTTTCCATCGGTCCCGGTCTCTTCTTGGGACGGGAAGGACCGTCAATTCAAGTCGGGGCCACGGTTGGCCAAGGCATCGTCGAGGGGCGGGGAAAGAAGAAACTGACCGCCATTGAGCGTCGGGTGGGGATCGCCTCCGGAGCGGCTGCTGGGCTTTCGGCGGCCTTCAACGCCCCGATCGCCTCCTCAATGTTTGTCTTAGAAGAGGTTTACCATAACTTCTCCCCGTTAGTATGGCTATCGGTGTTTATTTCCTCGATCAGTGCCAACTTTGTGTCGATGCAATTCTTTGGCCTCAAGCCGGATTTAGACCTGCCCCACGAAATGTATTTCCCGGTCAATCAGTACGGGTACCTATTGTTATTAGGGCTCTTCTTGGGGATTTTAGGGCGGCTGTATCAGTACGTGATCCTACGGCTAGGGACGTGGAGCCGCAAGGTAACGTGGTTTAAGCCCGCTTGGTACCCGGTGATCCCATTCTTGTTGGTGATTCCAATTGCTTGGTGGTGGCCAAACACGCTGGGGGGCGGTAACGGGTTGATTATTAGTTTGACCAACCTGCCGACCTCAGTGAGCCTCTTTTTGTGGTTGTTTGTCCTCCGGTTTGTCTTCTCCATGATTTCCTACGGTTCTGAATTGCCCGGGGGGATTTTCTTGCCGATTTTGACCTTGGGAGCCGTTCTCGGCGGGCTGTACTGCGTCATTTTGATTCACCTGGGCCTAATTCCGGCGCGCTTTTTAGCCAACTACGTGATTTACGCCATGGCCGGCTACTTTGCCTGCATTTCCAAGGCGCCCTTCACGGCGATCCTGTTGATTACGGAAATGGTGGGTTCCCTAGCCCACCTCATGCCGTTAGCGGTGGTGGCGGTGGTGGCCTACCTAGTCGTGGACGTCTTAGGCGGTGCTCCCGTCTACACGGCCATGTTTGAAAGCTTCATTCATCGTCAACCACACCAGTCCCTGGAGGGGATTACGCAGATGACGACGACCATCTACGCCGGGACCGCCCTTGACGGCGCCTTAGTTAAAGACTACCCGTGGCCACCATCCTGTTTGATTTTAATGGTTTACCGGGGCGAAGAAGAAATCGTTCCCCACGGTGATACCCGCCTCCAGGTCGGTGACACCCTAGTAATCCAGCTAACCGGGGCCAGTCACCTCAAGTCCCAACAAGCGATCATTAGCGGTGCCCACCAGGTGATTGATTAGCAATTTAGGCTTTTCTATGTTAAACTCTAAGGGTTATAGTGTGAGCAGATAGGAGGAAGATCGTGGAAAATACGTTAATGACCCTGTTTTTGATCGATTGCGTGGTCATGATCGCGTGCGTGATGATGCAGCCGGCCAAAAACGATAACGATTCGATGTCTGCTTTGACCGGGGGAAGTGGCGACCTCTTCTCCCGGCGGAAGGCGCGGGGCTTCGAAGCCGTTATGCAAATCGTAACTGTCATTGTGGGAATCATTTTCTTTGTTCTTGCTTTGGCGCTGGTTTACGTTTCCTCACATTAGTAGTGAGCGCCTCCGTTTAACGGGGGCTTTTTTTGAACGCGAAAGGAATAAGATGACAGATTTAAAGACACAAATACTAGACTACCTCACGGAAAACGCGGCCCTGAGTTTCTCGGCCGAAAAGTTGGCCCGGGTGCTTTCAATGACCAGTGCGGACGAATTCACCCCCCTGGTGCAGGCCCTCGTTCAATTAGAGCGGGAAGGAAAAGTGGAAGTGACGGATGATGGTGAATTTAAGCTGGTTCCCCAGGTAAAGGAATTCACTGGCGTTTTTCACCGTAACCCCAAGGGCTTTGGCTTTGTTTCCTATGACCCGGAAATGCCAGATATTTTCATTAACCCGGACCACACGATGTACGCCCTAACCGGTGATGAAGTGGCCGTTAAGATCTTACAAGCGGGCGATCCAACCCGCGACCAGAGGCCGGAAGGGGAGATCACGAAGATCATTACCCGCTCCTATGACCACGTGGTGGGGGAATTTAAGAACATGACGATGGGCAACTTCATCGGTGAAGTGATTTTAAAGGATAAAAAGCTGGGGAGCCTCCGCTTTTACGTGACCGGCGATGGGATTCACCCGCAGGATAATGAAGTGGTCACCGCAAGCATTGCGACCTACCCAAGCGAAGACGCTCCGGAGGTGATGACTGGGCCGGCCCTGGAAGTGATCGGGGATAAGGATGAACCCGGCGTCGACATTCTTTCGGTGGTGTACGCCCACGACGTTCCCCACGAATTCCCAAAGGAAGTTTTGGACCAAGCCAACCAAATCCCGTTGACCGTCCAACCAGAAGAAAAGGCGGGGCGCCCGGATTTAACTGACCAACCCTTGGTAACGATTGATTCAATTGAGTCTAAGGACTTAGACGACGCCGTGGTGGCTTGGAAGCTTGATAACGGCAACTACCACTTGGGGGTCCACATCGCCGACGTTTCCCACTACGTTCAACCGGGAACGCCACTGGACGAAGAGGCCTTCAAGCGGGGGACGTCGGTTTATTTGACCGACCGGGTAATTCCAATGTTGCCGCGGCGCCTTTCCAACGGGATTTGTTCCCTTAACCCGGGTGAAGAACGGTTAGCCATGTCGTGTGAAATGGAAATTGACCCCCAAGGAAACATCGTGAGCCACGAGATCTTCCCGTCGGTGATTCGTTCGCACGCCCGGATGACCTATAAGAGTGTCAACGCCATTTTAGAGGCCCACGATGAAAAGACCCGCCAGGAATATAAGGAACTGGTACCGATGTTTGAAACGATGGCCGACTTGCACCGGATCTTGCTCAAGCACCGCCACCAACGGGGGGCAATTGACTTCGAAGCCCCGGAAGCGAAGATCATCGTCGACGAGAATGGTCACCCAACCGACATCCAATTACGCGACCGCGGGCTGTCGGAACGGATGATCGAATCCTTCATGCTGGCGGCTAACGAAACGGTGGCCAAGCACTACGATTTGATGCACGTACCATTCCTCTACCGGATCCACGAACACCCGGATACCGAACGGATTAAAAACTTTGCTGAATTCCTCTCCGTTTTCGGGATTAACATGCCGGGGGACCTCGCCAACGTTGAGCCAAAGATGTTGCAAAAGGTGCTTAAGCAAGTTGCCGGCACGCCAGAGGAACAAATGGTCCAAACGATGATGCTGCGCAGTATGCAACAGGCCAAGTACTCCGAAGATGAGCTAAGCCACTTTGGGCTGGGGGCCCAGTACTACACCCACTTTACGTCGCCGATTCGTCGTTACCCGGATACGACCGTTCACCGCTTGATCAAGTGGTACAAGGAAAACGGGACTACCGAAGAGGCCAAGGCCAAGTACCGGGATCGCCTAGCGGAAATTGCTGAACACACCTCAGTGACGGAACGGCGGGGGATTGATACCGAACGCGACGTCGATTCGATGAAAAAGGCTGAGTTTATGGAGGACCACGTGGGCGAGACCTTTGACGCCGTTGTCTCTTCCGTAATGAAGTTTGGCCTCTTCGTTGCCTTGGAGAATACGGTTGAAGGTTTGATTCATATCTCGGTGATGAACGATGACTACTACGAGTACATCGAAAAGCACATGGACTTGGTCGGCCGGGACCACCACCACATCTTCCAGATTGGTCAACCAGTAAAGGTTAAGCTATTGCGGGTTGATAAGGATCAACGCGAAGTTGACTTCGAGCTGGTGAACGCAGATGAAGCGCCGCTGACTAAGCTGCGGGCACCACGGCAAAATGACCGCCGCAACGGTCGTGGTCGCGGTAACGGTAATGGACGGCGCAATAATAACGGGCGCCGTCACTTCTCCGATGACCACGATCGTGATAACGGGAGTCGTAACACCACCCAGATCAACCGGGGGCAAACTCGTCACCGTGGCGACCGGGATAATAATGGCAACCGCAATCGTCGCCGCAACGGTAACGGACAAAACCGCCGCCACTAGACTGCAAAGGAGGGAACAGAATGGCGAAAAAGAACCACCAGGGGCTCGACGCCAACCTGATTGCCCAAAATAAAAAGGCTCGTCATGACTACACGGTTACCGACACCTTTGAAGCTGGGCTCGTTTTAACCGGGACCGAAATCAAGTCGGTGCGTGCACGGCGGGTCACCCTAAAGGATGGCTACGCCCAATTTCATAATGGTGAACTCTGGTTAATGAACGTCCACATTGCCGAATTCGCGGGTGGTAACATCTTTAACCACGACCCGTTACGTAACCGGAAGCTCTTATTGCACAAAAAGGAGCTCAAGAAGTTACAAGGCGAATTAACGGCCAAGGGGGTTACCCTCGTACCGTTAAAAATGTACTTGAAACACGGCTACGCCAAGGTGCTCTTGGGCCTTGCTCAAGGGAAGCACGAGTACGATAAGCGTAACGCCATTAAAAAGCGTGAGCAGGACCGCCAGATTGATCGGGTCATGAAGCATTACTAATAAAAGCCAAAAGCCCAACCGCCGAAGTTATCGGCGGTTGGGCTTTGTAATTGGACTGGTGGTTACTAGTGGGGACAGTCCCCGGAGCGGGTGGGGATCATCGACCCTGCGGGGGTGCCAGGTAACCGCTAGTTCGTGATCGGGACGGTGGGACCAGTGGTTTAGGATGGTGGCCACTAAAATGGCGAGGGGTTCTTCGTCTTGGTCGGCAATGTGAACTGCTTGGTAGAGCCCCCCGGTGTCTTCAAGGGGACTAGTTGAAAAGACCAGCCGGTTCCCTTGATAGACCCGGTAACGGTCAGAGAGGGGAGAGCCGACCACCATCCAGTTGAGCCCACGGATGTAGATGACCTGGCGTACAAACCCTAGCGATTTAGCGATCACGCCAACCCGTTGGCGGTTTTGGTAGAGAACAAATTTGGGCCACAGCCCTAGCGTAACCTGCTTCACCTCAGCGAGCAGGCTCCCTTGCATGGTATACAAGGAAAGAACGTCTTGGCGCAGCCCCCACTTACCGGTAAGCAAGTAACATGCATTATTGAATTCATCGTGAACGATGGTGGTTGCCTGACGTTGACCACCGTGCTCACGTAGGTATAGGGTGCGCACCAAAATCCCTCCCTTAAAGATTAGCTATCTGTATTCTAACAGGAACTGCGCTTAATTTCACGAATCGACAACGAAAACGGTTTCGTTCAAGGCTACTCCCGCTTGGGTGAGTGTGCTAAAATGTTTACGAGGTGGCAGAAGTGAAACAGTTAATCAACAATGATTGGTGGCCGGTGTTAAAACCACAGTTTGAAACGGCCAACTACCAGCAATTGCATAATTTCTTGGTGGATGAATATGGCCACCAGCAGGTCTACCCCGAGATGCACCACATCTTTGAGGCCTTTAATTGGACCCCCTTTTCGAAGGTCAAAGTGGTTATTTTGGGGCAGGACCCGTATCACGGACCGGGGCAGGCCCACGGGTGTTCCTTTTCGGTTTTACCGGGAGTGGCGGTACCGCCGTCCTTGCAGAATATTTATAAGGAACTCCAAGCCGATTTGGGGTGCCCGCCCGTCAAGCATGGCTACCTCAGGTCCTGGGCCGAGCAGGGTGTTTTACTGCTAAACTCGGTTCTGACGGTGCGGGCTGGCCAGGCTTACTCCCACCAAGGGCACGGCTGGGAACAGCTAACCGACGCGGCGATCGTCGCCCTGTCTAAACGGCCGACCCCGGTGGTCTTCATCTTATGGGGGCGGGCGGCCCGGGATAAGAAGCGTTTGATTGACCTAAAGCGCAACTTCGTGGTGGAATCGGCGCACCCGAGTCCCCTGTCGGCCTACCGGGGCTTCTTTGGTTCGCGGCCGTTTTCAAAGACCAATCAGTTTTTGGAGATGACCGGCCAAGCCCCAATTAACTGGCAACTGCCGTCGACTGTCGACCACCTGTAGTATTTGGTACATTTAGAACGGAGGAACATCGAATGGACATTTTTGAAAAGTTAGCTGACCAACTGCGCGGCCAAGATAAGACGATCGTTTTCCCGGAAGGTGAGGACCCACGTGTGTTAGGGGCAGCAATTCGCCTGAAGAAGGATCAATTGGTTGAACCAGTGGTGCTTGGTAACCAAGAGGCCGTTGAAAAGGTCGCTGGGGAAAATGGGTTCGACCTGACTGGCCTGCAAATTCTTGATCCGGCAACTTACCCAGCCGAAGACAAGCAAGCAATGCACGATGCCCTATTGGAACGCCGAAACGGGAAGAACACACCGGAACAAGTGGACCAAATGCTGGAAGACATTTCCTACTTTGCTACGATGCTAGTTTACATGGGTAAGGTTGATGGAATGGTTTCCGGGGCGGTTCACGCAACTGGGGATACCGTTCGCCCAGCCCTTCAAATTATCAAGACTAAGCCAGGTTCCCACCGGATTTCCGGTGCCTTCATCATGCAAAAGGGTGAGGAACGTTACGTCTTTGCTGATTGTGCCATCAACATTGAATTAGACGCGCCAACGATGGCCGAGGTGGCTAGCCAATCCGCTGAAACGGCCAAGCTGTTTGGGATTGACCCTAAGGTAGCCATGTTAAGCTTCTCCACCAAGGGCTCAGCCAAGGGGGACATGGTTACCAAGGTCGCTGAAGCCACTAAGCTAGCCAAGGAAGCCAACCCGGACCTTGCTATCGATGGGGAACTGCAATTTGACGCTGCCTTCGTTCCATCAGTTGGGGAACTAAAGGCCCCTGGTTCAGACGTTGCTGGCCACGCTAACGTATTCATCTTC
The nucleotide sequence above comes from Limosilactobacillus fermentum. Encoded proteins:
- a CDS encoding amino acid permease — its product is MKQQSSGAPELRRSMTAGQMEMISLGGAIGVGLFMGSTSTIKWTGPSVILAYAFVGLILYIVMRALGEMIYVNPGTGSFADYATEYVHPIAGYLAKWANVFEYIVVGMSEVVAATEYLQYWWPHTKPWAAGLVIIAFLALANLASAKAYGSLEFWFAMIKVITIILMILLGFMVIFFGFGNGGHPTGFSNLWSHGGFFTGGISGFFFSMSIIVGSYEGIELLGISAGEVANPQQAIVKSVKSVLFRILIFYVGAIFVIVTIYPWNHLSAVGSPFVSTFAKVGITAAASLINFVVLTAALSGANSGIYSSSRMLFKLAHEGDAPKIFGRLSKHVVPDMAILGISGGILLGFIADIFATVFSKTTTDMFVIVFSSSVLPGMIPWFVILLAELRFRKHNPSLMKDHPFKLPLYPLSNYFAFAMLVVIVVFMFVNPDTRISVIAGTVVLVVAVLAYLIRYRGNLRKEN
- a CDS encoding ClC family H(+)/Cl(-) exchange transporter, coding for MFRFKFLKYSNARSVGRAIVIGVAVGLVASVFRLAIQDVLVLTKLAFLFFHQQPLWLLAWVAVTVPLALFLGRMAQKNPNIKGSGIPQVEGQLTGQFDEQWWPVLWRKFFGGILSIGPGLFLGREGPSIQVGATVGQGIVEGRGKKKLTAIERRVGIASGAAAGLSAAFNAPIASSMFVLEEVYHNFSPLVWLSVFISSISANFVSMQFFGLKPDLDLPHEMYFPVNQYGYLLLLGLFLGILGRLYQYVILRLGTWSRKVTWFKPAWYPVIPFLLVIPIAWWWPNTLGGGNGLIISLTNLPTSVSLFLWLFVLRFVFSMISYGSELPGGIFLPILTLGAVLGGLYCVILIHLGLIPARFLANYVIYAMAGYFACISKAPFTAILLITEMVGSLAHLMPLAVVAVVAYLVVDVLGGAPVYTAMFESFIHRQPHQSLEGITQMTTTIYAGTALDGALVKDYPWPPSCLILMVYRGEEEIVPHGDTRLQVGDTLVIQLTGASHLKSQQAIISGAHQVID
- the secG gene encoding preprotein translocase subunit SecG yields the protein MENTLMTLFLIDCVVMIACVMMQPAKNDNDSMSALTGGSGDLFSRRKARGFEAVMQIVTVIVGIIFFVLALALVYVSSH
- the rnr gene encoding ribonuclease R, whose amino-acid sequence is MTDLKTQILDYLTENAALSFSAEKLARVLSMTSADEFTPLVQALVQLEREGKVEVTDDGEFKLVPQVKEFTGVFHRNPKGFGFVSYDPEMPDIFINPDHTMYALTGDEVAVKILQAGDPTRDQRPEGEITKIITRSYDHVVGEFKNMTMGNFIGEVILKDKKLGSLRFYVTGDGIHPQDNEVVTASIATYPSEDAPEVMTGPALEVIGDKDEPGVDILSVVYAHDVPHEFPKEVLDQANQIPLTVQPEEKAGRPDLTDQPLVTIDSIESKDLDDAVVAWKLDNGNYHLGVHIADVSHYVQPGTPLDEEAFKRGTSVYLTDRVIPMLPRRLSNGICSLNPGEERLAMSCEMEIDPQGNIVSHEIFPSVIRSHARMTYKSVNAILEAHDEKTRQEYKELVPMFETMADLHRILLKHRHQRGAIDFEAPEAKIIVDENGHPTDIQLRDRGLSERMIESFMLAANETVAKHYDLMHVPFLYRIHEHPDTERIKNFAEFLSVFGINMPGDLANVEPKMLQKVLKQVAGTPEEQMVQTMMLRSMQQAKYSEDELSHFGLGAQYYTHFTSPIRRYPDTTVHRLIKWYKENGTTEEAKAKYRDRLAEIAEHTSVTERRGIDTERDVDSMKKAEFMEDHVGETFDAVVSSVMKFGLFVALENTVEGLIHISVMNDDYYEYIEKHMDLVGRDHHHIFQIGQPVKVKLLRVDKDQREVDFELVNADEAPLTKLRAPRQNDRRNGRGRGNGNGRRNNNGRRHFSDDHDRDNGSRNTTQINRGQTRHRGDRDNNGNRNRRRNGNGQNRRH
- the smpB gene encoding SsrA-binding protein SmpB; this translates as MAKKNHQGLDANLIAQNKKARHDYTVTDTFEAGLVLTGTEIKSVRARRVTLKDGYAQFHNGELWLMNVHIAEFAGGNIFNHDPLRNRKLLLHKKELKKLQGELTAKGVTLVPLKMYLKHGYAKVLLGLAQGKHEYDKRNAIKKREQDRQIDRVMKHY
- a CDS encoding LURP-one-related/scramblase family protein, with the translated sequence MRTLYLREHGGQRQATTIVHDEFNNACYLLTGKWGLRQDVLSLYTMQGSLLAEVKQVTLGLWPKFVLYQNRQRVGVIAKSLGFVRQVIYIRGLNWMVVGSPLSDRYRVYQGNRLVFSTSPLEDTGGLYQAVHIADQDEEPLAILVATILNHWSHRPDHELAVTWHPRRVDDPHPLRGLSPLVTTSPITKPNRR
- a CDS encoding uracil-DNA glycosylase encodes the protein MKQLINNDWWPVLKPQFETANYQQLHNFLVDEYGHQQVYPEMHHIFEAFNWTPFSKVKVVILGQDPYHGPGQAHGCSFSVLPGVAVPPSLQNIYKELQADLGCPPVKHGYLRSWAEQGVLLLNSVLTVRAGQAYSHQGHGWEQLTDAAIVALSKRPTPVVFILWGRAARDKKRLIDLKRNFVVESAHPSPLSAYRGFFGSRPFSKTNQFLEMTGQAPINWQLPSTVDHL
- the pta gene encoding phosphate acetyltransferase translates to MDIFEKLADQLRGQDKTIVFPEGEDPRVLGAAIRLKKDQLVEPVVLGNQEAVEKVAGENGFDLTGLQILDPATYPAEDKQAMHDALLERRNGKNTPEQVDQMLEDISYFATMLVYMGKVDGMVSGAVHATGDTVRPALQIIKTKPGSHRISGAFIMQKGEERYVFADCAINIELDAPTMAEVASQSAETAKLFGIDPKVAMLSFSTKGSAKGDMVTKVAEATKLAKEANPDLAIDGELQFDAAFVPSVGELKAPGSDVAGHANVFIFPSLEAGNIGYKIAQRFGGFEAIGPVLQGLNAPVADLSRGTDEEAVYKVALITAAQAL